The following are encoded together in the Streptomyces sp. NBC_00341 genome:
- a CDS encoding YbhN family protein yields the protein MQPPKAADASDAEPHPEEGRPDSDTGPESPSGSLAGSTLSTSEEELSERVSGDEPLLPARVHRPSDLLRLLIGVLAIVVLFSVAAFAHGTTTGLEEDINKGTGQAPDVLIKIAGLVSSIAVLLVPVAFAIERLIKRDGLRIADGVLAAVLAHGVTLAADLWVAKTASGTIQDALTQPAPGDALTDPVHGYLAPVIAYMTAVGMARRPRWRVVLWVVLLLDAFAMLVGGYTTPLSIILTVLIGWTVAYGTLYAVGSPNVRPTGQHLMAGLRHVGFRPVTAMRADDAPDSGDQNDRGRRYLVSLEDGPPLDVTVVDREQQAQGFFYRVWRRLTLRGITQRRSIQSLRQALEQEALLAYAAIAAGANAPKLIATSELGPDAVMLVYEHIGGRSLDALEDADITDDLVRDAWRQVQALQSRRIAHRRLTGDALLVDRSGKVFVTDLRGGEIAAGDLVLRMDIAQLLTTTGLRVGAERAVAAALAVVGPDTVADCLPLLQPIALSRSTRAHLRRLARERSQRQREAVLDASDAAKRARTHGTEPAGDADRKADRKSLRTEKQAEKRAMDDALDGAREEDLLTLIRREVLLIRPQAPVEPVRLERIKPRTLLSFIAGAIAAYFLISQVTEADFGAVVEQAEWGWVAAALGFSALSYIAAAMSLLGFVPERVPFGKTVLAQIAGSFVKIVAPAAVGGVALNTRFLQRSGVRPGLAVASVGASQLFGLGCHILLLGAFGYLTGTEKTPSSLTPSRTVIAGLLTVAVLVLVVTAIPFLRKFVVTRVRSLFAGVVPRMLDVVQRPQKLLTGIGGMLLLTGLFVMCLDASVRAFSGPDTPHLSYASIAVVFLAGNALGSAAPTPGGMGAVEGALTLGLIAVGLPKEVAAPAVLLFRLMTLWLPVLPGWICFNHLTRKGEL from the coding sequence GTGCAGCCACCGAAGGCGGCCGACGCCTCTGATGCCGAGCCGCACCCGGAAGAGGGCCGGCCGGACTCCGACACCGGTCCGGAGAGTCCTTCCGGGAGCCTGGCCGGCTCGACGCTGTCGACCTCGGAAGAGGAACTGTCCGAACGCGTCTCGGGGGACGAACCCCTGCTCCCCGCCCGGGTGCACCGTCCCTCCGACCTGCTGCGGCTCCTCATCGGCGTCCTGGCGATCGTCGTGCTGTTCTCCGTCGCCGCGTTCGCCCACGGCACGACCACCGGTCTTGAGGAGGACATCAACAAGGGCACCGGCCAGGCGCCCGACGTGCTCATCAAGATCGCCGGCCTGGTCTCCAGCATCGCCGTGCTGCTCGTACCGGTCGCCTTCGCGATCGAGCGGCTGATCAAACGCGACGGGCTGCGGATCGCGGACGGTGTACTGGCCGCCGTGCTGGCGCACGGGGTGACGCTCGCGGCGGATCTGTGGGTCGCCAAGACCGCCTCCGGAACGATCCAGGACGCCCTGACCCAGCCGGCGCCGGGTGACGCGCTCACCGATCCCGTGCACGGCTATCTCGCCCCCGTGATCGCCTATATGACGGCGGTCGGGATGGCGAGACGGCCACGCTGGCGGGTCGTGCTGTGGGTGGTGCTGCTGCTCGACGCCTTCGCCATGCTGGTCGGCGGCTACACGACACCGCTCTCGATCATCCTCACTGTGCTGATCGGCTGGACGGTGGCGTACGGCACGCTGTACGCGGTCGGCTCGCCGAACGTCCGGCCGACCGGCCAGCACCTGATGGCGGGTCTGCGCCATGTCGGCTTCCGCCCCGTCACCGCGATGCGGGCCGACGACGCCCCCGACTCCGGTGACCAGAACGACCGGGGCCGCCGCTATCTGGTCTCCCTGGAGGACGGCCCGCCGCTCGACGTGACGGTCGTCGACCGGGAACAGCAGGCCCAGGGCTTCTTCTACCGGGTGTGGCGCAGGCTCACCCTGCGCGGGATCACCCAGCGCCGTTCCATCCAGTCGCTGCGCCAGGCGCTGGAGCAGGAGGCGCTGCTCGCGTACGCGGCGATCGCCGCCGGGGCCAACGCGCCCAAGCTGATCGCCACCTCCGAGCTGGGCCCCGACGCCGTGATGCTGGTGTACGAGCACATCGGCGGGCGCTCGCTGGACGCGCTGGAGGACGCCGACATCACCGACGACCTGGTGCGCGATGCCTGGCGCCAGGTGCAGGCGCTCCAGTCCCGGCGGATCGCGCACCGCAGGCTCACCGGCGACGCCCTGCTGGTGGACCGTTCCGGCAAGGTGTTCGTCACGGATCTGCGCGGCGGCGAGATCGCGGCCGGCGATCTGGTGCTGCGGATGGACATCGCCCAGCTGCTCACCACGACCGGTCTGCGGGTGGGCGCGGAGCGGGCGGTGGCCGCCGCGCTCGCGGTCGTCGGCCCGGACACCGTCGCGGACTGCCTGCCGCTGCTCCAGCCGATCGCGCTCAGCCGCTCCACCCGGGCACATCTGCGCAGGCTCGCCCGGGAGCGGTCTCAGCGGCAGCGCGAGGCGGTGCTCGACGCGTCGGACGCGGCGAAGCGGGCCCGTACCCATGGCACGGAGCCCGCCGGGGACGCGGACCGCAAGGCCGACCGCAAATCGCTGCGCACCGAGAAGCAGGCCGAGAAGCGGGCCATGGACGACGCGCTGGACGGGGCGCGCGAGGAGGATCTGCTCACCCTGATCCGCCGGGAGGTGCTGCTGATCCGGCCGCAGGCCCCGGTCGAGCCGGTCCGGCTGGAGCGCATCAAACCGCGCACCCTGCTCAGCTTCATCGCGGGCGCCATCGCCGCGTACTTCCTGATCTCGCAGGTCACGGAGGCCGACTTCGGTGCGGTGGTCGAACAGGCGGAGTGGGGCTGGGTGGCGGCCGCGCTCGGCTTCTCCGCCCTCAGCTACATCGCGGCGGCGATGAGCCTGCTGGGCTTCGTGCCGGAGCGGGTGCCGTTCGGCAAGACGGTACTGGCGCAGATCGCCGGGTCGTTCGTGAAGATCGTGGCGCCCGCCGCGGTGGGCGGTGTCGCGCTGAACACCCGGTTCCTGCAACGCTCCGGCGTACGCCCGGGGCTGGCGGTCGCGAGTGTCGGTGCCTCGCAGCTGTTCGGCCTCGGCTGCCACATCCTGCTGCTCGGCGCCTTCGGCTATCTGACCGGCACAGAGAAGACCCCGTCCTCGCTCACCCCGTCCAGGACCGTGATCGCGGGGCTGCTGACGGTCGCGGTGCTGGTGCTGGTCGTGACGGCGATCCCGTTCCTGCGGAAGTTCGTGGTGACCCGGGTGAGGTCGCTGTTCGCCGGGGTCGTACCGCGCATGCTCGACGTCGTACAGCGGCCGCAGAAGCTGCTCACCGGCATCGGCGGGATGCTGCTGCTCACCGGCCTGTTCGTGATGTGCCTGGACGCGTCGGTCCGGGCGTTCAGCGGTCCCGACACCCCCCACCTCAGCTACGCGAGCATCGCGGTGGTCTTCCTCGCCGGTAACGCGCTGGGCTCCGCCGCGCCGACCCCGGGCGGTATGGGCGCGGTCGAGGGTGCGCTGACGCTGGGTCTGATCGCGGTCGGCCTGCCGAAGGAGGTCGCGGCCCCGGCGGTGCTGCTGTTCCGGCTGATGACCCTGTGGCTTCCGGTGCTTCCCGGCTGGATCTGCTTCAACCACCTCACCCGCAAGGGCGAGCTGTAG
- a CDS encoding MGMT family protein, whose protein sequence is MSENPTSDALPEYAERVLDVAELIPPGRVMTYGDIAEWLGDGGPRQVGRAMALYGSAVPWWRVVRSDGTLLPGHELRALNHYRAENTPLREAPASADGHVPRLDMRRARWDGVPGAAADGRAGGPGADGGGGAHT, encoded by the coding sequence ATGAGCGAGAACCCGACGAGTGACGCGCTTCCGGAGTACGCGGAGCGCGTGCTCGACGTCGCCGAGCTGATCCCGCCCGGCCGCGTCATGACGTACGGCGACATCGCGGAGTGGCTGGGGGACGGCGGCCCGCGTCAGGTCGGCCGGGCCATGGCGCTGTACGGGTCGGCGGTGCCGTGGTGGCGCGTCGTGCGCTCCGACGGGACGCTGCTGCCCGGCCACGAGCTGCGTGCGCTGAACCACTACCGCGCGGAGAACACCCCGCTGCGCGAGGCCCCGGCCAGTGCGGACGGTCACGTTCCGCGCCTGGACATGAGACGCGCGCGGTGGGACGGAGTGCCGGGCGCGGCGGCGGACGGCAGGGCGGGCGGTCCGGGAGCGGACGGCGGCGGGGGTGCTCACACCTGA
- a CDS encoding ATP-dependent helicase, with the protein MSSSSTTRHSPHRQARRGTTGAYRLVRTPPGSVDPPLLDAAQRAVVDHPGGPLLVLAGPGTGKTTTLVETVASRVARGADPARILILTFSRKAAVELRDRMAARLGAVRSPQATTFHSFCYALVRAHQDADLFADPLRLLSGPEQDVTVRDLLAGQLDLEKQGRAHIRWPDELRACLTTRGFADEVRAVLARSRELGLGPDALADFARRTGRPDWSAAAEFLAEYLDVLDAQGVLDYAELVHRAVLLAERPEVSALLACQYDLVFVDEYQDTDPAQVRLLHALAGNRGSTPGGGGGRDLIAFGDPDQSIYAFRGADVNGILDFPEVFRRADGAPAPVGVLTVSRRSGDRLLAATRLLTRRMPLTRLPSAKVRAHRELGAVREGGTVETYTYPTASTELDNIADLLRRAHLEDGVPWHEMAVLVRAGGRTIPAMRRALTSAGVPLEVDGDDLPLRHEPAVAPLLTALRTVATAALRRNAEAEAEAETDAPAEAEAEAEAEKEAEPEPEPEPEPEPPAPAPWLDTETALTLLASPLGSMDAADLRRLGRALRDEERAAGNRVPAPSGDLLARALAEPERLVAHDPAYARGAQRLGALLRKARELLEGGGTAEEALWELWSGTPWPGRLERAALRGGAGGRNADRDLDAVCALFDTAARAEERTGGRGALNFLEEVDAQDIAANTLSRRSARPDAVRLMTAHRSKGLEWRMVVVAGVQEGLWPDLRRRGSLLEADRIGRDGLAEPLTPGALLSEERRLFYVAATRARERLVVTAVKAPADDGDQPSRFLTELGVEPRDVTGRPRRPLAVAALVAELRATTVDPGASEALREEAAHRLARLAALTDDEGQPLVPSAHPYRWWGLYEPTRSAVPLRDRDQPVALSGSALDQLANTCALQWFLGREVKADAPATAAQGFGNVVHVLADEVASGRTPADLAVLMERLDSVWDGLVFDAPWKSQQEKEQARIALERFLRWHVMDRTGRTPAASEHDFDVTLEAGEYEVRIRGSMDRVERDADGRAYVVDFKTGKQSPTKDEVARHPQLAVYQLAVREGAVDDVFDGRRPESGGAELVQLRQPAPKKEGGDAVPKVQAQQPPDTEWVSDLLATAAGRVLDERFTPTTGQHCTHCAFRASCSAQPEGRQVLE; encoded by the coding sequence GTGAGCTCCTCCTCCACCACCCGGCACAGTCCGCACCGTCAGGCACGGCGTGGGACCACGGGCGCGTACCGGCTGGTGCGTACCCCGCCGGGCTCCGTGGACCCCCCTCTCCTGGACGCGGCGCAGCGTGCGGTGGTTGACCACCCCGGCGGGCCGCTGCTGGTCCTCGCCGGACCGGGCACGGGCAAGACCACCACGCTCGTCGAGACCGTCGCGTCGCGCGTCGCGCGGGGCGCGGACCCGGCCCGCATCCTGATCCTCACCTTCAGCCGCAAGGCCGCCGTCGAGCTCCGCGACCGGATGGCCGCCCGGCTCGGCGCCGTCCGCAGCCCGCAGGCCACCACCTTCCACTCCTTCTGTTACGCCCTGGTCCGCGCTCATCAGGACGCCGATCTCTTCGCCGACCCGCTGCGGCTGCTTTCCGGTCCCGAGCAGGACGTCACGGTCCGCGATCTGCTGGCCGGCCAGCTCGACCTGGAGAAGCAGGGGCGCGCCCACATCCGCTGGCCCGACGAGCTGCGGGCCTGCCTGACCACCCGAGGCTTCGCGGACGAGGTACGCGCGGTGCTCGCCCGCAGCCGTGAGCTGGGCCTCGGCCCGGACGCCCTCGCGGACTTCGCCCGGCGCACCGGCCGCCCCGACTGGAGCGCCGCCGCCGAGTTCCTCGCGGAGTACCTCGACGTACTGGACGCCCAGGGGGTGCTGGACTACGCGGAGCTGGTCCACCGGGCGGTGCTGCTCGCGGAGCGCCCCGAGGTGTCGGCGCTGCTGGCCTGCCAGTACGACCTGGTGTTCGTCGACGAGTACCAGGACACCGACCCGGCGCAGGTGCGGCTGCTGCACGCGCTGGCCGGGAACCGGGGGAGCACCCCGGGGGGCGGCGGTGGCCGGGACCTGATCGCGTTCGGTGACCCGGACCAGTCGATCTACGCCTTCCGGGGCGCCGATGTGAACGGCATCCTCGACTTCCCCGAGGTCTTCCGGCGGGCGGACGGCGCTCCGGCCCCGGTCGGCGTCCTCACCGTCTCGCGCCGCTCCGGGGACCGGCTGCTGGCGGCCACCCGGCTGCTCACCCGCCGGATGCCGCTGACCCGGCTGCCCTCCGCGAAGGTCCGCGCCCACCGGGAGCTCGGCGCGGTCCGCGAGGGCGGCACCGTCGAGACGTACACCTACCCGACCGCCTCCACCGAGCTCGACAACATCGCGGACCTGCTGCGCCGGGCGCATCTGGAGGACGGGGTGCCGTGGCACGAGATGGCGGTGCTGGTCCGGGCCGGCGGCCGTACGATCCCCGCGATGCGCCGGGCCCTGACCTCGGCGGGCGTTCCGCTGGAGGTCGACGGCGACGACCTGCCCCTGCGCCACGAACCCGCGGTGGCCCCGCTCCTGACCGCCCTGCGCACGGTGGCGACGGCGGCACTCCGCCGGAACGCGGAGGCAGAGGCGGAGGCAGAGACGGACGCGCCGGCAGAGGCAGAGGCGGAAGCGGAAGCCGAGAAAGAGGCAGAACCCGAACCCGAACCCGAACCCGAACCCGAGCCCCCCGCCCCGGCGCCCTGGCTCGACACCGAGACCGCGCTGACCCTCCTCGCCTCCCCCCTGGGTTCCATGGACGCCGCCGACCTGCGCCGGCTCGGCCGGGCCCTGCGCGACGAGGAGCGCGCCGCCGGGAACCGGGTGCCCGCGCCCTCCGGCGATCTGCTGGCCCGCGCGCTGGCCGAGCCGGAGCGGCTCGTCGCGCACGATCCGGCGTACGCCCGTGGCGCCCAGCGCCTCGGCGCCCTGCTGCGCAAGGCGCGCGAACTCCTGGAGGGCGGCGGCACCGCCGAGGAGGCCCTGTGGGAGCTGTGGTCCGGGACCCCCTGGCCGGGCAGGCTGGAGCGCGCCGCGCTGCGGGGCGGCGCGGGCGGCCGCAACGCCGACCGTGATCTCGACGCGGTCTGCGCCCTGTTCGACACGGCGGCCCGCGCGGAGGAGCGCACCGGCGGGCGCGGCGCGCTCAACTTCCTGGAGGAGGTCGACGCCCAGGACATCGCGGCCAACACCCTCTCCAGGCGCTCCGCCCGGCCCGATGCCGTACGGCTGATGACCGCACACCGGTCCAAGGGCCTGGAGTGGCGCATGGTCGTCGTCGCCGGGGTGCAGGAAGGCCTCTGGCCCGACCTTCGCCGCCGCGGCTCGCTGCTCGAAGCGGACCGGATCGGCCGCGACGGTCTCGCCGAACCCCTCACCCCCGGCGCACTCCTCTCCGAGGAGCGCCGGCTGTTCTACGTCGCGGCCACCCGCGCCCGCGAACGGCTCGTCGTCACCGCGGTCAAGGCGCCCGCCGACGACGGCGACCAGCCGTCCCGCTTCCTGACCGAACTCGGCGTCGAGCCCCGGGACGTCACCGGCCGCCCGCGTCGCCCCCTCGCCGTGGCCGCCCTGGTGGCAGAACTGCGCGCCACCACCGTCGACCCCGGCGCGTCCGAAGCCCTGCGCGAGGAGGCCGCCCACCGCCTCGCCCGGCTCGCGGCGCTCACCGACGACGAGGGGCAGCCGCTCGTGCCGTCGGCCCACCCCTACCGCTGGTGGGGCCTGTACGAGCCGACCCGCTCGGCCGTCCCGCTGCGCGACCGGGACCAGCCCGTCGCCCTGTCCGGCAGCGCGCTCGACCAGCTCGCCAACACCTGCGCGCTCCAGTGGTTCCTGGGCCGCGAGGTGAAGGCCGACGCCCCGGCGACCGCCGCCCAGGGCTTCGGCAACGTCGTCCACGTACTCGCCGACGAGGTGGCCTCCGGCCGTACCCCCGCCGATCTGGCCGTCCTCATGGAGCGGCTCGACTCGGTCTGGGACGGGCTGGTCTTCGACGCCCCCTGGAAGTCGCAGCAGGAGAAGGAACAGGCGCGCATCGCCCTGGAGCGCTTCCTGCGCTGGCACGTCATGGACCGCACCGGCCGCACCCCCGCCGCCAGCGAGCACGACTTCGACGTGACGCTGGAGGCGGGGGAGTACGAGGTGCGCATCCGCGGCTCCATGGACCGGGTGGAACGGGACGCCGACGGCCGCGCCTACGTCGTCGACTTCAAGACCGGCAAGCAGTCCCCGACGAAGGACGAGGTCGCCCGCCACCCCCAGCTCGCCGTGTACCAGCTGGCCGTCCGGGAAGGCGCGGTCGACGACGTCTTCGACGGCCGGCGCCCGGAGTCCGGCGGCGCCGAACTCGTACAGCTGCGCCAGCCCGCGCCCAAGAAGGAGGGCGGCGACGCCGTCCCCAAGGTGCAGGCCCAGCAGCCGCCGGACACCGAATGGGTCTCCGACCTGCTGGCGACCGCCGCCGGCCGGGTCCTGGACGAACGGTTCACCCCGACGACCGGCCAGCACTGCACCCACTGCGCGTTCAGGGCCTCGTGCAGCGCCCAGCCGGAGGGGCGGCAGGTCCTGGAGTGA
- a CDS encoding SAM-dependent methyltransferase: MSADTPAAASATGAPDATSDTAGLRQRIDTTKAHPARVYDVFLGGKDNYPADRQAAAMALKANPRGYLTVRHNRDFMRRAVTLAAGNGARQFLDVGTGLPTQQNVHQIVQAIAPDARVVYVDNDPVVLVHAQALLTSGPQGRTDYIEADLRDPAKILEAARRTLDFDRPVTLVLAAVLHFIEDEEAYPIVRQLVDAIPSGSHLVLSNVSSDLNPEQVGQVTKAFKERGFAMVRRSHAQVERFVTDNGLEMLDPGVVPVHRWRPEQVTDLPEAANPDPEFVASLDVLDRTRYQDINDVTDADVSVYGVMARKP; the protein is encoded by the coding sequence ATGAGCGCCGACACCCCCGCAGCCGCCTCCGCCACCGGAGCCCCGGATGCCACCTCCGACACCGCCGGGCTCAGGCAGCGCATCGACACCACGAAGGCGCACCCGGCCCGGGTCTACGACGTCTTCCTCGGCGGCAAGGACAACTACCCCGCCGACCGCCAGGCAGCGGCCATGGCGCTGAAGGCCAATCCGCGCGGGTACCTCACCGTGCGGCACAACCGGGACTTCATGCGGCGCGCGGTGACGCTCGCGGCCGGGAACGGCGCCCGGCAGTTCCTGGACGTCGGCACGGGGCTGCCGACCCAGCAGAACGTCCACCAGATCGTGCAGGCCATCGCGCCCGACGCGCGGGTGGTGTACGTGGACAACGACCCGGTGGTGCTGGTCCACGCGCAGGCCCTGCTCACCAGCGGGCCGCAGGGGCGTACCGACTACATCGAGGCGGATCTGCGCGACCCCGCCAAGATCCTCGAAGCCGCCCGCCGCACCCTCGACTTCGACCGCCCCGTCACCCTGGTGCTCGCGGCCGTCCTCCACTTCATCGAGGACGAGGAGGCCTACCCGATCGTCAGGCAGCTCGTCGACGCCATCCCGTCGGGCAGCCATCTCGTGCTGAGCAACGTCAGCTCGGACCTCAACCCCGAGCAGGTCGGCCAGGTGACGAAGGCCTTCAAGGAACGCGGCTTCGCCATGGTCCGCCGCTCGCACGCCCAGGTGGAGCGCTTCGTGACCGACAACGGTCTGGAGATGCTCGACCCCGGCGTCGTCCCCGTGCACCGCTGGCGTCCCGAGCAGGTCACCGATCTGCCGGAGGCCGCCAACCCCGACCCGGAGTTCGTGGCGAGCCTGGACGTCCTGGACCGGACGCGCTACCAGGACATCAACGACGTCACCGACGCGGACGTCAGTGTGTACGGGGTGATGGCCCGCAAACCGTGA
- a CDS encoding SAM-dependent methyltransferase, which yields MSSDTPAATSATGAPDTTSDTAGLRQRIDTTKAHPARVYDVFLGGKDNYPADRQAASMALKANPRGHLDVRHNRDFVRRAVTALAGEVGIRQFLDIGTGLPTQQNVHQIAQAIAPDSQIVYVDNDPIVLVHAQALLTSGPQGRTDYIEADLRDPAKILEAARRTLDFDRPIALVLAAVLHFIEDEEAYPVVRQLVEALPSGSHLVLSHLSADLNPVAINKVADTFRKRGFSFVLRRREEIGRFLSDNGLEPLEPGIVPSRHWRPDHAADATEARGAAPEHLEELDHLDQGQYVSIAEATDEDVNIFVTVARKP from the coding sequence ATGAGCTCCGACACCCCCGCAGCCACATCCGCCACCGGAGCCCCGGATACCACCTCCGACACCGCCGGGCTCAGGCAGCGCATCGACACCACGAAGGCGCACCCGGCCCGGGTCTACGACGTCTTCCTCGGCGGCAAGGACAACTACCCCGCCGACCGCCAGGCAGCGTCCATGGCCCTGAAAGCCAATCCGCGCGGGCATCTCGACGTACGGCACAACCGGGACTTCGTCCGGCGGGCCGTGACCGCGCTGGCCGGCGAGGTGGGCATCCGGCAGTTCCTCGACATCGGGACCGGGCTGCCGACCCAGCAGAACGTCCACCAGATCGCCCAGGCCATCGCACCGGACTCGCAGATCGTCTACGTGGACAACGACCCGATCGTGCTGGTCCACGCGCAGGCCCTGCTCACCAGCGGGCCGCAGGGGCGTACCGACTACATCGAGGCGGATCTGCGCGACCCCGCCAAGATCCTCGAAGCCGCCCGCCGCACCCTCGACTTCGACCGGCCCATCGCGCTCGTACTCGCGGCCGTCCTCCATTTCATCGAGGACGAGGAGGCCTACCCCGTCGTCAGGCAACTCGTGGAGGCGCTTCCGTCGGGCAGCCACCTGGTCCTGAGCCATCTCAGCGCCGACCTGAACCCGGTGGCGATCAACAAGGTGGCGGACACGTTCCGCAAGCGCGGGTTCTCCTTCGTACTGCGCCGGCGCGAGGAGATCGGGCGCTTCCTGAGCGACAACGGCCTGGAGCCGCTGGAGCCCGGCATCGTCCCGTCCCGCCACTGGCGGCCCGACCACGCGGCCGACGCGACCGAGGCACGGGGGGCGGCGCCGGAGCATCTGGAAGAGCTCGACCACCTCGATCAGGGGCAGTACGTGAGCATCGCGGAGGCGACGGACGAGGACGTCAACATCTTCGTCACGGTGGCGCGCAAACCGTGA